Proteins encoded in a region of the Bdellovibrionota bacterium genome:
- a CDS encoding biopolymer transporter ExbD, with translation MRARRSSLAEIGQELNLIPYLDIMVNLVLFMLVTITSFLSFTMLNASIPQLAPNAAQAAAQMKKEQLLLMVRVTKEGFQVDPNVQGGAAVPQKAIARKGEAYDFQGLTAMATELKKRFTEETRVLIIAEPRIIYDDIIHTMDAIRESEAGAGNLFPDVTLSIL, from the coding sequence GTGAGAGCGCGCCGAAGCAGTCTTGCCGAGATCGGTCAGGAGCTGAACCTGATTCCTTATCTGGATATCATGGTGAACCTCGTGTTGTTCATGCTGGTGACGATTACCAGCTTTCTGAGCTTTACGATGTTGAATGCCTCCATTCCGCAGTTGGCCCCCAACGCCGCGCAGGCGGCTGCGCAGATGAAAAAGGAGCAGTTGCTCCTGATGGTGAGGGTGACCAAGGAGGGGTTCCAGGTCGACCCGAACGTGCAAGGTGGAGCCGCGGTCCCTCAAAAGGCGATCGCCAGGAAGGGCGAGGCCTATGATTTTCAGGGGCTCACGGCCATGGCGACCGAACTCAAAAAGCGATTCACCGAGGAAACTCGCGTCCTGATCATTGCGGAGCCTCGGATCATCTATGACGACATCATTCATACGATGGACGCCATTCGTGAAAGTGAAGCGGGAGCGGGAAATCTCTTCCCGGATGTAACGCTGAGCATTTTGTAA